From the Lampris incognitus isolate fLamInc1 chromosome 10, fLamInc1.hap2, whole genome shotgun sequence genome, one window contains:
- the LOC130119976 gene encoding transcription factor MafG, giving the protein MTTTNKGNKALKVKREPGENGTSLTDEELVTMSVRELNQHLRGLTKEEILQLKQRRRTLKNRGYAASCRVKRVTQKEELEKQKAQLQQEVDKLATENASMKVELDALRSKYEALQSFARTVARSPVTSATTRAPMSSVIGPLIPGKVAATSVITIVKSKTEARS; this is encoded by the exons ATGACTACCACAAACAAGGGAAACAAAGCCTTGAAG GTGAAGCGGGAGCCGGGGGAGAATGGCACCAGCCTGACGGACGAGGAGCTGGTGACCATGTCGGTGCGAGAGCTGAACCAGCACCTGCGGGGTCTGACTAAAGAGGAGATCCTGCAGCTCAAGCAGCGGCGGCGCACGCTGAAGAACCGGGGCTACGCCGCCAGCTGCCGCGTAAAACGCGTCACCCAGAAGGAGGAGCTGGAAAAGCAGAAGGCCCAGCTGCAGCAGGAGGTGGACAAGCTGGCGACGGAGAACGCCAGCATGAAGGTGGAGCTGGACGCGCTCCGCTCCAAGTACGAGGCTCTGCAGAGCTTCGCCAGGACTGTGGCCCGTAGCCCCGTCACCTCCGCTACCACCAGGGCGCCCATGTCCTCTGTTATAGGGCCCCTCATCCCTGGCAAAGTGGCCGCCACCAGCGTCATCACCATTGTCAAGTCCAAAACGGAGGCCAGGTCGTAG